In Paenibacillus sp. G2S3, a single window of DNA contains:
- a CDS encoding sensor histidine kinase, giving the protein MRRRISLPIKLFFIVFAFVLSCIILISQLSYHYVQKEIRKTDIYYTNQILDKVDQYFTVNFSSFQTILFSVETSVKANIDNTEVIKKQLRELYELNSNYVSNIYLIKSDLSILGGSTPTRIFDEPLAEREPLFDAADKNRRTTFVSDPYKSKYSGWTVTMVRYLNSAPFPMAIAVDLDLNAIEETLFKINKKEQMDLALITASGKIIAGFSENKGPMNIQDHTFSIGETSAEQILNTTETSLQLHTKDGIPVSLLKKPTEKFNWTLISINDESRLKAALSRLETYYIGLLAAGLLLSLFISFFIAKYIRTPLYALKTKMKRVEQGLLTTTMSINRNDEFGDLSRAFDRMLQQIVELIRGAELHNELERKLEIQVLQSQINPHFLYNTLGSISNVIRLGQIEKVDVVIESLISILEYGIADAAEKVSLRQELQNVSDYILIQNIRYNRNFHLIENIEANLIDFPVFRMLLQPLVENSIFHGYNGGGIEGPITIHAYREGGIVIIEVVDQGEGIPTDKIKHILISEPSDVEVKRKRIGLNNIHDRIRLHYGEQFGLQIISIPKEITRVQALFPAGSLKGDA; this is encoded by the coding sequence ATGCGAAGAAGAATCAGCTTGCCTATAAAATTATTTTTTATTGTGTTTGCATTTGTATTAAGCTGCATAATCTTGATAAGTCAATTGTCTTATCACTATGTCCAAAAGGAAATAAGAAAAACTGACATTTATTACACTAACCAAATACTAGACAAGGTAGATCAGTATTTCACAGTTAATTTTTCCTCCTTCCAGACGATCCTGTTCTCGGTCGAAACATCGGTGAAAGCCAACATTGACAATACAGAAGTGATTAAAAAGCAATTAAGAGAGCTGTATGAACTCAACAGTAATTACGTCAGTAATATTTATTTGATCAAAAGCGATTTATCCATTCTAGGCGGGAGTACACCTACCCGAATATTCGATGAACCTTTAGCTGAGAGAGAACCTTTGTTTGATGCGGCTGACAAGAACAGAAGGACTACATTTGTCAGTGATCCTTACAAATCTAAATATTCCGGCTGGACAGTTACGATGGTTCGATATCTGAACAGTGCTCCGTTTCCTATGGCCATTGCGGTAGATTTGGATCTAAATGCCATTGAAGAAACCTTGTTCAAGATTAATAAAAAAGAACAAATGGATTTGGCTCTAATCACCGCATCGGGAAAAATCATTGCCGGATTTTCGGAAAATAAAGGACCCATGAATATTCAAGATCATACTTTTTCAATCGGTGAAACATCAGCGGAACAAATTCTGAATACAACAGAAACAAGCCTTCAACTACATACCAAGGATGGCATTCCGGTCTCCCTTCTGAAAAAACCGACTGAGAAATTCAACTGGACCCTCATCTCGATCAACGATGAATCACGCTTGAAAGCTGCTTTGTCCAGACTGGAAACCTATTATATCGGACTTCTAGCTGCAGGGCTCCTCTTAAGTCTGTTCATTTCCTTTTTTATCGCCAAATATATAAGGACCCCTCTCTATGCGCTCAAAACAAAAATGAAGCGGGTGGAGCAAGGCCTCCTCACAACTACAATGTCGATTAACCGAAACGATGAGTTTGGAGATCTCTCCCGAGCATTCGATCGTATGCTGCAGCAAATTGTGGAACTGATACGGGGAGCAGAGCTACATAATGAACTTGAGCGGAAGCTGGAAATCCAAGTGCTTCAGTCTCAAATAAACCCTCATTTTCTGTATAACACGCTTGGTTCTATCAGCAATGTCATACGACTCGGACAAATAGAGAAAGTAGATGTGGTGATCGAGTCTCTCATTTCAATATTGGAATATGGGATAGCTGATGCTGCTGAGAAGGTTTCACTACGGCAGGAATTGCAAAATGTATCGGACTATATCTTGATCCAGAACATCCGCTACAACAGGAACTTCCACTTGATTGAAAATATCGAAGCAAATTTAATAGATTTCCCAGTTTTTCGAATGCTGCTGCAGCCCCTTGTGGAGAATAGTATCTTCCATGGTTATAACGGAGGGGGGATCGAAGGTCCTATTACTATTCATGCGTACAGAGAGGGCGGCATCGTCATCATAGAAGTAGTTGATCAAGGCGAGGGAATTCCTACTGATAAAATAAAGCATATTTTGATTTCAGAACCGAGTGATGTGGAAGTGAAAAGGAAAAGAATCGGGTTAAATAATATTCATGACCGAATAAGACTTCACTACGGAGAACAGTTCGGGCTCCAAATCATAAGCATACCTAAGGAAATAACCCGTGTTCAAGCCTTATTCCCAGCAGGCTCGCTTAAAGGAGATGCATGA
- a CDS encoding response regulator: MMVRDYTCFIVDDEDLIIQRLELFFNELSHRDKRFRLVGKANNGLKGIEEIEKLKPDIVISDIVMPRMDGISMIEQLKPKLPHTQYILLTAYSSFEYAQRAIQANVLEYIVKVPLREKDLDRALDKAAGILNEAKKKEAEFQSLNVSVLENKYRVRKQFFNELIRGEIPSHRASDFANRMQFHFFEANYCCFIVEMNLYESFRNDYSASDQNILKYAITNIIEETVVNGGRGVAADLSDNRFIGFLSWENNRSDMDTEYACHSLGSQIVTHLHQYLNQRVSVAFGGPHRGWESIKQAYMEANNVSEDFYYHEEKVVKTPMHRFHYRNDKKEDFQLKLADFLTWIQRKVSKEALEKELSALNQFVTDYKIHKSIMAPMLQGLYRDITAKFKSGNSLTTDASEFPIKFMTFREQLAYIGDFTLEYVHAGQLLHRIEIMSAMRFIEKNLKQRLTLEAIAEEVNLAPSYFSSLFKKTMNEGVISYINRKKIHLALELLNVQDYSLLELCEEVGIVNEGYFCKLFKEYTGDTPKQYRIKMTRYESK, encoded by the coding sequence ATGATGGTGAGAGACTATACCTGCTTCATTGTTGACGATGAAGATCTAATCATTCAGAGATTGGAATTGTTTTTTAACGAGCTCTCCCATAGGGATAAGCGATTTCGTTTAGTGGGAAAAGCGAATAATGGACTGAAGGGGATAGAGGAGATAGAGAAGCTTAAGCCGGATATCGTGATATCTGATATCGTTATGCCGCGAATGGATGGAATTTCCATGATTGAGCAGCTAAAACCAAAGCTTCCCCATACCCAATACATTCTTTTGACCGCCTATTCATCCTTTGAATACGCCCAGAGAGCTATTCAAGCCAACGTATTGGAGTACATTGTTAAGGTTCCGCTCAGGGAAAAGGATTTAGATCGCGCTTTAGATAAGGCAGCCGGGATTTTAAATGAGGCTAAGAAAAAAGAAGCGGAATTTCAATCGTTAAACGTATCCGTGCTTGAAAATAAATATAGAGTCCGCAAGCAATTTTTTAACGAGCTTATCAGAGGCGAAATTCCTTCTCATCGGGCATCGGATTTTGCCAATCGCATGCAATTCCATTTCTTTGAAGCGAACTACTGCTGCTTCATTGTTGAAATGAATCTGTATGAAAGCTTCCGAAACGATTATTCAGCGTCTGATCAAAACATCTTGAAATATGCGATTACGAATATAATCGAAGAAACTGTGGTGAATGGTGGCAGAGGTGTAGCTGCGGATCTATCCGATAATCGTTTTATTGGCTTTCTTTCCTGGGAAAATAATCGTAGCGATATGGACACGGAATATGCTTGCCATTCTTTGGGTAGTCAGATCGTCACCCACTTACATCAATATTTGAATCAAAGGGTATCCGTAGCTTTTGGTGGTCCACACCGAGGTTGGGAATCCATCAAACAAGCTTACATGGAAGCTAATAACGTGAGTGAGGATTTCTATTATCATGAAGAGAAAGTAGTCAAAACACCCATGCATCGGTTCCATTACCGTAATGACAAAAAGGAGGACTTTCAGCTGAAACTGGCTGATTTTCTCACATGGATACAAAGAAAAGTTTCCAAGGAAGCGCTGGAGAAAGAACTCTCTGCTTTAAACCAATTTGTGACGGATTATAAAATTCATAAGTCCATCATGGCACCTATGCTTCAAGGCTTGTACAGAGACATTACTGCGAAATTTAAATCGGGGAACTCGTTGACCACGGATGCATCAGAGTTTCCCATAAAATTCATGACATTTCGGGAGCAGCTTGCTTATATTGGCGACTTCACCTTAGAATATGTACACGCTGGCCAACTTTTACATCGTATAGAAATCATGAGTGCTATGCGGTTTATAGAGAAAAACCTGAAACAGAGATTAACGCTGGAGGCTATTGCCGAGGAAGTGAATTTAGCTCCATCGTATTTTAGCAGCTTATTCAAAAAAACAATGAACGAGGGCGTTATCAGCTACATCAACCGCAAAAAAATTCACTTAGCTCTCGAGCTATTAAATGTTCAGGATTATTCTTTATTGGAATTGTGCGAGGAAGTAGGAATTGTGAATGAAGGTTATTTTTGCAAATTATTTAAAGAATATACGGGTGATACGCCTAAGCAATATCGGATAAAAATGACACGGTATGAATCCAAATAA
- a CDS encoding FAD-dependent oxidoreductase — protein MELIKADVTVVGGGIAGICAAIAAARQGLQVSLINDRPVLGGNASSEVRVHINGSAYLGNSPSYYAREGGLVEELKLKIFHYNPLYNKKLMLSLSDTVLLDMVYAEANISLFLNTCVHETGMENGRIKWVEGLQLASERKFRFESRTYIDCSGDGVVGYQAGALFRWGREAKHEYKEELAPEVADHYTMGDTILFQARDVEYSVPFKRPGFAYDITKLDFFDSIRKGLNHRALPRKINGLGGLWWLEYGGHMDIIKNNEDIALELRKLVYGIWDYIKNSGEFDDVDNLILDYVCPIPGKRESRRFIGDHMLSQNDLTAKPHFEDAVSVGGWYMDLHANKGIYDEGPATAWNFVPGLYNIPFRSLFSRNIPNLMFAGRNISATHVAFGSTRVMATCGCMGQAVGTAASLCLKYEIDPAAIIESHMEELQGLLLRDGQTIVGLQEELNPYFADGLTIRASSQRSYDNLHPTEEISLEKGLCLVLPIQTSVAESVRIKIKNRSEHSETLHVKLFGGERKENYIPTSELKDYRLVIAAGHDDWITLNLGCKKPADDKIYIVLEGTASLAIYSNEEKITGAVSFHYKPEEPSRLKKFNKSICFKDLLPSQSMYNPENVVNGFSRPYGLPNGWISERTEEQEWLEFCFASPKNVDEIHLVFNSQLDLEHFNDPIESLIQDYDMTLTLEDGTERTIIARGNYLTLNKHKVDAKCVTRIRINFCATYGSPYFEVFAVKLFAPKIDK, from the coding sequence ATGGAGCTTATTAAAGCAGATGTAACCGTCGTAGGCGGAGGTATTGCTGGGATATGCGCTGCCATCGCTGCCGCACGCCAAGGGCTGCAGGTTTCACTTATTAATGATCGACCGGTTCTTGGAGGAAATGCGAGCAGCGAGGTCAGGGTTCATATCAACGGGTCTGCATATCTCGGAAACAGTCCATCCTATTATGCACGCGAGGGCGGGTTGGTGGAAGAACTCAAGTTGAAGATTTTTCACTATAATCCGTTATACAACAAGAAGCTTATGCTTTCGCTTTCGGATACGGTCTTGTTGGATATGGTTTATGCTGAGGCTAATATTTCTCTATTTCTGAATACATGCGTGCATGAGACGGGCATGGAGAACGGCAGAATTAAATGGGTGGAGGGCCTTCAATTGGCTTCCGAAAGAAAATTTCGTTTCGAAAGCCGAACCTACATCGATTGCTCCGGAGATGGAGTTGTCGGATATCAAGCAGGTGCTCTCTTCCGCTGGGGGAGAGAAGCGAAGCATGAATACAAGGAAGAATTGGCTCCTGAAGTGGCGGACCATTACACCATGGGCGATACGATCCTGTTTCAAGCCCGTGACGTAGAATATTCCGTTCCATTCAAAAGGCCTGGCTTTGCGTATGATATTACGAAGTTGGACTTTTTCGATAGTATCAGAAAAGGCTTAAACCATCGGGCTTTACCAAGAAAAATCAATGGGCTTGGCGGATTGTGGTGGCTGGAATATGGTGGACATATGGATATTATCAAGAATAATGAAGACATCGCATTGGAACTGCGGAAATTGGTGTACGGGATTTGGGATTATATCAAAAATAGCGGCGAATTTGATGATGTAGACAATCTCATCTTGGATTATGTATGCCCGATTCCGGGAAAGCGGGAGTCGAGGCGGTTCATAGGGGACCACATGTTGTCTCAGAACGACCTTACAGCAAAGCCGCATTTCGAAGATGCTGTATCCGTCGGTGGATGGTATATGGATTTACATGCGAATAAGGGCATCTACGATGAGGGGCCAGCTACAGCATGGAATTTCGTGCCAGGATTGTACAATATCCCTTTCCGCAGTTTATTTTCACGAAATATTCCTAATCTCATGTTTGCTGGTCGCAACATAAGTGCTACCCATGTGGCTTTCGGATCTACTAGGGTAATGGCAACCTGCGGTTGTATGGGGCAGGCGGTTGGAACGGCTGCTTCGTTATGCTTGAAATATGAGATAGACCCCGCAGCCATAATCGAATCTCATATGGAGGAGCTGCAGGGGCTGCTGCTTCGAGATGGCCAAACGATTGTAGGGCTTCAAGAGGAATTGAATCCTTACTTCGCAGACGGATTAACTATTCGTGCCTCGTCTCAGCGCAGCTATGATAATCTTCATCCAACTGAAGAGATTTCCTTGGAGAAAGGGTTATGTTTGGTTTTGCCGATTCAGACATCCGTGGCTGAAAGTGTACGGATCAAAATTAAAAATAGGTCCGAGCATTCGGAAACTTTGCATGTGAAGCTGTTTGGCGGGGAACGGAAGGAAAACTACATTCCCACCAGCGAGTTGAAAGATTACCGCTTGGTTATTGCTGCCGGTCATGACGACTGGATTACGCTAAACTTGGGGTGCAAGAAACCGGCTGACGACAAAATCTACATCGTATTGGAAGGTACGGCGAGCCTTGCCATCTACAGCAATGAAGAAAAAATCACTGGAGCGGTCAGCTTCCATTATAAACCGGAAGAGCCGTCCAGGCTGAAGAAATTCAATAAGAGCATTTGCTTCAAGGATCTGTTACCGTCCCAGAGTATGTATAATCCCGAGAATGTCGTCAACGGCTTCTCCAGACCTTATGGTCTACCAAACGGCTGGATTTCTGAACGTACGGAAGAACAGGAATGGTTGGAATTCTGTTTTGCAAGCCCCAAAAATGTAGACGAAATCCATCTTGTTTTCAATTCACAGTTGGATTTGGAGCATTTCAACGACCCGATCGAGTCCCTTATCCAAGATTATGATATGACCTTGACCTTAGAAGACGGAACCGAGAGGACAATCATAGCTCGTGGGAATTATCTCACGTTGAATAAACATAAGGTGGATGCGAAATGTGTAACCCGAATCCGGATTAATTTCTGCGCAACGTATGGTTCACCTTATTTTGAAGTGTTTGCAGTAAAATTGTTTGCTCCTAAAATTGATAAATGA
- a CDS encoding SGNH/GDSL hydrolase family protein, with protein MKELFPRNGLPNIIQKLENGDTVTIVYFGGSNTRSEGYRVMTADWLREKYPKADIRSVNAGINGTGSDLGCARLETDVLRHRPDLVFVEFVGNDGGDPESKARIEGIVRQIRKRSRFTDILFVYTLKERDVVGFQSGQYQKGALMQEEVADYYGIPSIHLGVAVSHLVSEGKLVFTSREDVSISGAVVFTHDSIHPTIPEGHQIYTDTITRSFETISELRGHQGRLVHHLPQNPLVPANPWEYATMLSLDSLTTFSAGWSYMTPDDFALVREYNWLFPGLWRAVDPGEAITVQFEGTHIGLFDIGGPDSGRLKVSVDGGEPFIIDRFTLHNDHNRNQYVFLPELPNGKHTVRFEIDTEKTDKAAVFEACGNERSREHVRQHPDWYDQTVIQLGKLLLVQPPL; from the coding sequence ATGAAGGAATTATTCCCTCGTAATGGGCTCCCCAATATAATTCAGAAATTGGAAAATGGGGATACCGTAACAATCGTCTATTTCGGCGGCAGTAATACTCGTTCTGAAGGCTACAGGGTCATGACGGCGGATTGGCTTCGTGAGAAATATCCTAAAGCGGATATCCGCTCTGTGAATGCAGGCATTAATGGGACAGGATCGGATTTGGGTTGTGCCCGTTTGGAGACAGATGTACTGCGTCATCGGCCTGATCTAGTATTTGTTGAATTTGTCGGTAACGATGGCGGAGATCCCGAATCCAAGGCGCGGATCGAAGGGATTGTCCGTCAGATCCGCAAGCGGAGCCGGTTTACCGATATCCTGTTCGTTTATACGCTGAAGGAGCGGGATGTGGTCGGATTTCAATCCGGGCAATATCAGAAGGGGGCTCTAATGCAAGAGGAAGTGGCCGACTATTATGGTATTCCTTCGATTCATCTGGGCGTAGCGGTCAGTCACTTGGTGTCGGAGGGAAAACTCGTTTTTACCTCAAGGGAAGACGTGTCCATTTCCGGAGCAGTTGTTTTTACGCATGATTCGATCCATCCGACTATTCCCGAAGGACACCAGATTTACACGGATACGATCACCAGGTCATTTGAGACAATTAGCGAACTCAGAGGTCATCAGGGAAGGTTAGTACATCACTTACCTCAGAATCCATTGGTCCCGGCTAATCCTTGGGAGTATGCGACCATGCTGTCACTGGATAGTCTTACTACTTTTTCCGCAGGATGGTCTTACATGACGCCCGATGATTTTGCTTTAGTGCGCGAGTACAATTGGTTGTTCCCCGGCCTATGGCGAGCAGTCGATCCTGGAGAGGCTATCACGGTGCAGTTCGAGGGCACCCATATCGGGTTATTCGATATCGGTGGGCCTGATTCTGGCAGATTGAAGGTGTCGGTGGATGGTGGGGAACCCTTTATTATCGATCGATTCACACTACACAACGATCATAATCGAAATCAGTATGTATTCTTGCCGGAGCTCCCGAATGGGAAACATACGGTTCGCTTTGAAATCGATACCGAGAAGACAGACAAAGCGGCCGTGTTTGAAGCATGCGGCAATGAACGAAGTAGAGAGCACGTTAGGCAGCATCCAGATTGGTATGATCAAACGGTGATTCAGCTTGGGAAGTTGTTATTAGTGCAGCCGCCATTATAA